A window from Rhinolophus sinicus isolate RSC01 linkage group LG01, ASM3656204v1, whole genome shotgun sequence encodes these proteins:
- the MTX2 gene encoding metaxin-2 isoform X3: MCNLPIKVVCRANAEYMSPSGKVPFIHVGNQVVSELGPIVQFVKAKGHSLSDGLDEVQKAEMKAYMELVNNMLLTAELYLQWCDEATVGEITHARYGSPYPWPLNHILAYQKQWEVKRKMKAIGWGNKTLDQVLEDVDQCCQALSQRLGTQPYFFNKQPTELDALVFGHLYTILTTQLTNDELSEKVKNYSNLLAFCRRIEQHYFEDRGKGSLSIRLS, encoded by the exons ATGTGTAATTTGCCTATCAAAGTGGTTTGTAGGGCAAATGCAGAATATATGTCTCCATCTG GTAAAGTACCTTTTATTCATGTAGGAAATCAAGTAGTATCAGAACTTGGTCCAATAGTCCAATTCGTTAAAGCTAAG GGCCATTCTCTCAGTGATGGGCTGGATGAAGTccaaaaagcagaaatgaaagccTACATGGAATTAGTCAACAATATGCTGTTAACTGCAGAG TTGTATCTTCAGTGGTGTGATGAAGCTACAGTAGGGGAG ATCACTCATGCTAGGTATGGATCTCCTTACCCTTGGCCTCTGAATCATATTTTGGCCTATCAGAAACAGTGGGAAGTCAAACGTAAGATGAAAGCTATTGGATGGGGTAACAAGACTCTGGACCAG GTCTTAGAAGATGTAGACCAGTGCTGTCAAGCTCTTTCTCAAAGACTGGGAACACAACCATATTTCTTCAATAAGCa gCCCACTGAACTAGATGCACTGGTATTTGGCCATCTGTATACCATTCTTACCACACAGTTGACCAATGATGAACTTTCTGAGAAGGTGAAAAACTATAGCAACCTCCTTGCTTTCTGTAGAAGAATTGAACAGCACTATTTTGAAGATCGTGGTAAAGGCAGCTTATCCATCAGATTGTCTTAA